The Mycolicibacterium flavescens genome has a segment encoding these proteins:
- the nirD gene encoding nitrite reductase (NAD(P)H) small subunit: protein MTTLNDIQVWTTACRYDFLIPNRGVGVLLADGSQAALFRLDDGSLHAVGNIDPFSGAAVMSRGLVGDRGGRPTVQSPIKKQAFAIDDGVCLDDPEFSLPVYPTRLTADGHVEVRG from the coding sequence ATGACAACTCTCAACGATATCCAGGTCTGGACGACAGCCTGCCGCTACGACTTCCTGATCCCGAACCGCGGGGTCGGCGTGTTACTCGCCGACGGCAGCCAGGCGGCGCTGTTCCGGCTGGACGACGGGTCGCTGCATGCGGTCGGCAACATTGATCCGTTCTCGGGCGCGGCGGTGATGTCGCGCGGCCTCGTCGGCGATCGCGGCGGCCGACCGACCGTGCAGTCACCGATCAAGAAGCAGGCCTTCGCGATCGATGACGGCGTGTGCCTCGACGATCCCGAGTTCTCGCTGCCGGTCTACCCGACGCGCCTCACCGCCGACGGCCACGTCGAGGTCCGCGGCTGA
- the rubB gene encoding NAD(P)H-dependent nitrite reductase, large subunit has protein sequence MIAASHEATLRQYRLLSVGGMRSTRKVVVVGHGMVGHRFVEALRSRDADGQWRVTILAEEADAAYDRVGLTGYTEHWDRSRLALAGNDYPDDELVELRLGTRVTGIDRTDKAVLTAEGFRIPYDALVLATGSYAFVPPVPGRDLPACHVYRTLDDLDAIRAGAETALASKAPVGVVIGGGLLGLEAANALRAFGLKTHVVEMAPHLMAAQLDEAGGALLSRMVKSLGIEVHTGVGTETIAPAQRNRPLRKSDQDDSVRLSLNDGSHIDTGLIVFAAGVRPRDELAREAGLDIAQRGGVLTDLSCATSDPDIYAIGEVAAIEGRCYGLVGPGYTSAEVVADRLLGGAAEFPEADMSTKLKLLGVDVASFGDAQGHTPNCLNVVVNDPVKQTYAKLVLSDDAKTLLGGILVGDASAYGVLRPMVASELPGDPLSLIAPASDGDAPALGVGALPDIAQICSCNNVTKGDLKEAISGGCADVPGLKKCTLAGTSCGSCVPLLKQLLEAEGVEQSKALCEHFSQSRAELFEIISATEIRTFSGLIERFGTGKGCDICKPVVASILASTSSEHILDGEQASLQDSNDHFLANIQRNGSYSVVPRSPGGEITPEQLILIGEIARDFGLYTKITGGQRIDMFGARVDQLPEIWRRLVDGGMESGHAYGKSLRTVKSCVGSTWCRYGQQDSVDMAVEIEKRYRGLRAPHKIKMAVSGCARECAEAQSKDVGVIATEQGWNLYVCGNGGMSPRHAQLLAGDLDDETLIRYIDRFLMFYIRTADRLQRTAPWLEAMDGGLDHLRDVVCNDSLGLAAEFEAAMARHVEGYACEWKGVLDDPNKLSRFVSFVNAPDVADPTVEFTERSGRKVPVPIGMPKVPQR, from the coding sequence GTGATCGCTGCTTCACACGAGGCGACATTGCGGCAATATCGGCTGCTTAGCGTCGGCGGCATGCGGTCAACAAGAAAGGTGGTCGTGGTCGGCCACGGCATGGTCGGTCACCGATTCGTCGAGGCGCTGCGGTCCCGTGACGCCGACGGCCAGTGGCGGGTGACGATCCTCGCCGAGGAGGCCGACGCCGCCTACGACCGGGTCGGGCTCACCGGGTACACCGAACACTGGGACCGCAGCCGGTTGGCGCTCGCGGGCAACGACTACCCGGATGACGAGCTGGTCGAGCTGCGGCTGGGCACGCGGGTCACCGGGATCGACCGGACGGACAAGGCGGTGCTGACCGCCGAGGGTTTCCGCATTCCGTACGACGCCTTGGTGTTGGCGACCGGCTCGTATGCGTTCGTGCCGCCGGTGCCGGGCCGCGACCTGCCGGCCTGCCACGTCTATCGGACCCTCGACGACCTCGACGCGATCCGGGCAGGCGCCGAAACGGCACTCGCGTCGAAGGCGCCCGTCGGTGTGGTGATCGGCGGTGGCCTGCTCGGCCTGGAAGCGGCGAATGCGCTGCGCGCGTTCGGGTTGAAGACCCACGTCGTCGAGATGGCGCCCCATCTGATGGCCGCACAGCTCGACGAGGCAGGCGGCGCGCTGCTGAGCAGGATGGTCAAGAGCCTGGGCATCGAGGTGCACACCGGTGTGGGCACCGAAACCATCGCGCCGGCACAGCGCAACCGGCCGCTGCGCAAATCCGACCAGGACGACTCAGTGCGGTTGTCCCTCAACGACGGAAGCCATATCGACACCGGTCTGATCGTGTTCGCCGCCGGCGTGCGCCCGCGCGACGAACTCGCTCGCGAAGCGGGCCTGGACATCGCCCAGCGCGGTGGTGTGCTGACCGACCTATCCTGCGCCACAAGCGATCCCGACATCTACGCCATCGGCGAGGTGGCCGCGATCGAGGGCCGCTGCTACGGGCTCGTCGGCCCCGGCTACACGAGCGCGGAGGTGGTGGCCGATCGCCTGCTCGGTGGCGCCGCCGAGTTCCCGGAAGCCGACATGTCGACCAAGCTCAAACTGCTCGGCGTCGACGTGGCCAGCTTCGGCGATGCCCAGGGCCATACGCCCAACTGCTTGAACGTCGTGGTCAACGACCCGGTCAAGCAGACCTACGCGAAGCTGGTGCTCTCCGATGACGCCAAGACCCTGTTGGGCGGGATCCTCGTCGGTGACGCGTCGGCCTACGGTGTGCTGCGTCCGATGGTCGCCAGCGAGCTGCCCGGTGACCCGCTGTCGCTGATCGCACCCGCCTCCGACGGCGACGCACCGGCTTTGGGCGTCGGCGCGCTGCCCGACATCGCGCAGATCTGCTCCTGCAACAACGTCACCAAGGGTGACCTGAAGGAGGCCATCAGCGGCGGATGCGCCGACGTGCCCGGCCTGAAGAAGTGCACGCTCGCGGGCACCTCCTGCGGTTCGTGCGTGCCGCTGCTCAAGCAGCTGCTGGAAGCCGAGGGCGTCGAACAGTCCAAGGCGCTGTGCGAACACTTCTCGCAGTCGCGCGCCGAGTTGTTCGAGATCATCAGCGCCACCGAGATCCGCACGTTCTCCGGGTTGATCGAGAGGTTCGGCACCGGAAAGGGTTGCGACATCTGCAAACCGGTGGTTGCGTCGATCCTGGCCTCGACGAGCAGCGAGCACATCCTCGACGGGGAGCAGGCCTCGCTGCAGGACTCCAACGACCACTTCCTGGCCAACATCCAGCGCAACGGCAGCTACTCGGTGGTGCCACGGTCACCGGGCGGTGAGATCACACCGGAGCAGCTGATCCTGATCGGCGAGATCGCCAGGGACTTCGGCCTGTACACCAAGATCACCGGCGGACAGCGCATCGACATGTTCGGCGCCCGCGTCGACCAGCTTCCCGAGATCTGGCGCCGCCTCGTCGACGGCGGCATGGAGTCCGGGCACGCCTACGGTAAGTCGTTGCGCACCGTCAAGAGCTGTGTCGGCTCCACATGGTGTCGCTACGGCCAGCAGGATTCCGTCGACATGGCCGTCGAAATCGAGAAGCGCTACCGCGGGCTTCGCGCACCACACAAGATCAAGATGGCGGTGTCGGGATGCGCGCGCGAATGCGCGGAGGCGCAGAGCAAAGACGTCGGCGTCATCGCCACCGAACAAGGTTGGAATCTTTACGTCTGCGGCAACGGCGGCATGTCGCCCCGACACGCGCAGCTGCTGGCCGGCGACCTCGACGACGAGACGTTGATCCGGTACATCGACAGGTTCCTGATGTTCTACATCCGCACCGCCGACCGGTTGCAGCGCACTGCGCCGTGGCTGGAGGCGATGGACGGGGGACTGGACCATCTCCGCGATGTCGTCTGCAACGACTCCCTGGGCTTGGCAGCCGAATTCGAGGCCGCGATGGCCCGCCACGTCGAGGGCTACGCATGCGAATGGAAGGGCGTACTCGACGACCCGAACAAGCTGTCGCGCTTCGTGTCGTTCGTCAACGCCCCGGACGTCGCTGACCCCACAGTCGAGTTCACCGAGCGGTCCGGCCGCAAGGTGCCCGTCCCCATCGGAATGCCGAAGGTGCCCCAAAGATGA
- the aac gene encoding acetyltransferase (GNAT) family protein yields the protein MRIHSARLIHTSDLDPETRSDAKRMVIDAFEGSFTDVDWEHSLGGMHAMIFDHGALIAHAAVVQRRLLYRNTALRCGYVEAVAVREDWRGQGLARAVMDAAEQVIRGAYQLGALSATEAGRPIYTARGWLPWQGPTSVLAPAGLTRTPDDDNALFVLPVSVELDTSAEITCDWRDGDVW from the coding sequence GTGCGCATCCACAGCGCACGGCTGATCCATACCTCCGACCTCGACCCGGAGACGCGCTCGGACGCCAAGCGCATGGTGATCGACGCCTTCGAAGGCTCGTTCACCGACGTCGACTGGGAGCACTCGCTCGGCGGCATGCACGCGATGATCTTCGACCACGGTGCGCTGATCGCGCATGCGGCAGTGGTGCAGCGGCGGCTGCTGTACCGCAATACCGCGCTGCGGTGCGGTTACGTCGAAGCGGTCGCGGTCCGTGAGGACTGGCGTGGGCAGGGCCTGGCTCGCGCGGTGATGGACGCCGCAGAGCAGGTGATCCGCGGGGCGTATCAGCTCGGGGCCCTCAGCGCGACGGAAGCCGGCAGGCCGATTTACACCGCCCGCGGTTGGCTGCCGTGGCAGGGACCGACGTCGGTGTTGGCACCGGCCGGGTTGACTCGCACTCCCGACGACGACAACGCACTGTTCGTGCTGCCGGTCAGTGTGGAACTCGACACCAGCGCCGAGATCACCTGCGACTGGCGCGACGGCGACGTCTGGTGA
- a CDS encoding bifunctional uroporphyrinogen-III synthetase/response regulator domain-containing protein, with the protein MTEPDWAPLTGFRVAVTSARRADELSALLRRRGATVTSAAAIQMVPLPDDDELRAHTEGLIDVPPDIVIATTGIGFRGWVAAADGWGLANDLTAALAKARVVSRGPKATGALRAAGLPEEWSPDSESSRELLHYLVEGGIAGQRIAVQLHGATDDWDPFPEFLDELRAAGAEVVPIRVYRWHPAPHNGDFDQLVAGIADEKFDAVSFTSAPAVASVLLRAKEMGLENQVIAAFRRDVHAMCVGPVTARPLVRLGVPTSAPERMRLGALARHITDELPLLCTRTIRVAGHLLEIRGTCVLVDGVVKPVSPAGMATIRALAHRPGAVVSRADLLRALPGTGTDTHAVETAVLRLRTALGDKNIVSTVVKRGYRLAVEDNLVSAP; encoded by the coding sequence ATGACTGAGCCGGACTGGGCGCCGCTGACCGGATTCCGGGTGGCCGTCACTTCCGCTCGGCGCGCCGACGAGCTGAGTGCACTGCTGCGCCGCCGCGGTGCGACGGTGACGAGCGCGGCGGCGATCCAGATGGTGCCGTTGCCCGACGACGACGAACTGCGTGCCCACACCGAGGGCCTGATCGACGTCCCGCCCGACATCGTGATCGCCACCACCGGCATCGGGTTCCGCGGCTGGGTCGCCGCGGCCGACGGCTGGGGGCTGGCCAACGATCTGACCGCCGCGCTCGCGAAGGCGCGCGTCGTGTCGCGCGGCCCCAAGGCGACCGGTGCGCTGCGCGCCGCCGGGCTGCCCGAGGAGTGGTCCCCCGACTCGGAGTCGTCACGCGAATTGCTGCACTACCTCGTCGAGGGCGGTATCGCCGGGCAGCGGATCGCGGTGCAGTTGCACGGAGCCACCGATGACTGGGACCCGTTTCCCGAGTTCCTCGACGAGTTGCGCGCCGCGGGTGCCGAGGTCGTGCCGATCCGGGTGTACCGGTGGCATCCGGCGCCACACAACGGTGACTTCGACCAACTGGTGGCCGGCATCGCCGACGAGAAGTTCGATGCGGTCAGCTTCACGTCGGCGCCCGCTGTCGCGTCGGTGTTGCTGCGGGCCAAGGAGATGGGCCTGGAGAACCAGGTGATCGCCGCCTTCCGCCGGGACGTGCACGCCATGTGCGTCGGCCCCGTGACCGCCCGCCCGCTGGTTCGGTTGGGTGTACCGACGTCGGCTCCGGAGCGAATGCGATTGGGGGCGTTGGCCCGTCACATCACCGATGAACTGCCGCTGTTGTGCACGCGCACCATTCGGGTGGCCGGGCACCTGCTCGAGATCCGCGGCACGTGCGTCCTGGTCGACGGTGTCGTCAAGCCGGTGTCGCCGGCGGGCATGGCGACGATCCGCGCGCTCGCCCACCGGCCGGGAGCGGTGGTGTCGCGCGCGGACCTGCTGCGGGCTCTGCCCGGCACCGGCACCGACACCCACGCCGTCGAAACCGCCGTCTTGCGGCTGCGAACGGCGTTGGGCGACAAGAACATCGTGTCGACCGTCGTCAAGCGCGGCTACCGCCTGGCCGTCGAGGACAACCTGGTGAGTGCGCCGTGA
- a CDS encoding biotin-dependent carboxylase-like protein → MTTTLEILRSGPLALVEDLGRPGLAHMGVGRSGAADRSSHTLANRLVANPGDRATIEVTFGGLAARVHGDDIAIAVTGADTDPSVDGVLFGTNSIHYARDGEVISLGAPRAGLRTYLAVRGGIDVEPVLGSRSYDVMSAIGPQPLRAGDVLPVGEHTDDFPELDQAPVAAIEDDVLELTVVPGPRDDWFVDPDVLIRTNWQATNKSDRVGMRLVGGPLEYRWPDRQLSSEGATRGAIQVPPNGFPVILGPDHPVTGGYPVIGVVADEDIDKVAQVRPGQTVRMHWSRPRRPFGDR, encoded by the coding sequence ATGACGACGACGCTGGAGATCCTGCGCTCGGGCCCGTTGGCTCTGGTCGAGGACCTGGGCCGGCCCGGGTTGGCGCATATGGGCGTAGGCCGCTCCGGTGCCGCCGACCGCAGCTCGCACACACTGGCCAACCGGCTGGTGGCCAACCCCGGCGATCGGGCCACCATCGAGGTGACGTTCGGCGGGCTGGCGGCGCGGGTGCACGGTGACGATATCGCGATCGCGGTCACCGGCGCCGACACCGATCCCTCCGTCGACGGAGTGTTGTTCGGCACCAACAGCATTCACTACGCCCGCGACGGTGAGGTGATCTCGCTCGGCGCGCCGCGCGCCGGCCTTCGGACATATCTGGCGGTGCGCGGCGGCATCGACGTCGAACCGGTACTGGGCTCGCGGTCGTATGACGTGATGTCGGCGATCGGTCCGCAGCCGCTGCGGGCGGGCGATGTGCTGCCCGTCGGCGAGCACACCGACGACTTCCCCGAGCTCGACCAGGCTCCCGTCGCGGCCATCGAGGACGACGTGCTCGAGTTGACGGTGGTGCCCGGCCCGCGCGACGACTGGTTCGTCGATCCGGATGTATTGATTCGCACGAACTGGCAGGCGACCAACAAGAGCGACCGCGTGGGCATGCGGTTGGTCGGCGGGCCACTCGAGTACCGCTGGCCGGACCGGCAACTGTCGAGCGAGGGTGCCACGAGGGGCGCAATTCAGGTGCCGCCGAACGGTTTTCCCGTCATTCTCGGGCCGGATCACCCGGTCACGGGCGGGTACCCGGTGATCGGTGTGGTCGCCGACGAGGACATCGACAAGGTTGCTCAGGTGCGACCCGGGCAAACGGTGCGGATGCATTGGTCGCGGCCGCGCCGACCGTTCGGGGACCGTTAG
- the kipI gene encoding allophanate hydrolase subunit 1 has translation MTVTAEMERDVPGAGAMPIRDYGDRALLLEFGTTAEVLAWNEAIRRADLPGVLDIVPAARTVLVKLAEPRYQAPTRQRLGGLRIDADPEAELTPPAGGRADLTIDVVYDGPDLDEVARLTGLTRDDVVAAHTGSLWRVAFGGFAPGFAYLVGGDRRLEVPRRSEPRTKVPAGAVGLAGEFSGVYPRESPGGWQLIGRTSAVLWDINRDSPALLTSGMWVQFRAVES, from the coding sequence ATGACCGTGACAGCCGAGATGGAACGTGACGTGCCGGGCGCCGGCGCGATGCCGATCCGCGACTACGGGGATCGGGCGCTGTTGCTCGAGTTCGGCACCACCGCCGAGGTGCTGGCGTGGAACGAGGCGATCCGACGGGCCGACCTGCCCGGCGTCCTCGACATCGTGCCCGCCGCGCGAACCGTGTTGGTCAAGCTCGCCGAGCCCAGATATCAGGCGCCGACGCGACAGCGTCTCGGCGGGTTGCGCATCGACGCCGATCCGGAGGCCGAGCTGACACCGCCCGCCGGCGGCCGCGCCGACCTCACCATCGACGTCGTCTACGACGGTCCCGATCTCGACGAGGTGGCCCGACTGACGGGGCTGACCCGTGACGACGTCGTCGCCGCACACACCGGCAGCCTGTGGCGGGTCGCGTTCGGCGGGTTCGCACCGGGCTTCGCCTATCTCGTCGGCGGTGACCGCAGGCTCGAGGTGCCGCGGCGATCCGAGCCGAGGACCAAGGTGCCTGCCGGCGCCGTGGGTCTGGCGGGTGAGTTCAGCGGTGTCTATCCGCGCGAGTCGCCCGGCGGCTGGCAGCTGATCGGCCGGACCTCCGCGGTGCTGTGGGACATCAACCGAGACAGCCCGGCGCTGCTGACATCGGGCATGTGGGTCCAGTTCCGGGCGGTCGAGTCATGA
- a CDS encoding heat shock protein Hsp20 yields the protein MSTLALRTRPTWDLDRWVRDFFGPATAESWAAGAFTPAAEIVREGDDALVRVELPGLDVEKDVNVEVDRGYLVIHGERRDERSEETDGRTLREVRYGSFRRSFKLPEHVTGQDIKAEYDTGVLTVRIPDAHKGRQTQRIAIENK from the coding sequence ATGAGCACTTTGGCATTACGCACTCGTCCCACGTGGGATCTGGACCGTTGGGTACGCGACTTCTTCGGTCCCGCGACCGCTGAAAGCTGGGCCGCGGGGGCGTTCACCCCCGCCGCGGAAATCGTCAGGGAGGGCGACGACGCGCTCGTCCGCGTCGAGCTTCCGGGCCTCGACGTCGAGAAGGATGTGAACGTCGAGGTCGACCGGGGCTACCTCGTGATCCACGGCGAACGTCGCGACGAGCGGTCCGAAGAGACTGATGGCCGCACGCTTCGCGAGGTGCGGTACGGGTCGTTCCGTCGATCGTTCAAGCTCCCCGAGCACGTCACCGGCCAGGACATCAAGGCCGAGTACGACACCGGTGTGCTGACGGTGCGGATCCCCGACGCCCACAAGGGCCGCCAGACGCAGCGCATCGCGATCGAAAACAAGTAA
- a CDS encoding putative succinate dehydrogenase membrane anchor subunit: protein MSAPTADRKATGVFSPSRAEIPQRTLRTDRWWQSPLIVNLGFAAFLIYATVRAFMQKWYYVADYHYLTPFYSPCLAKWNAAEQSGCIPESSHFGQFLPDVWWLPYAAVSLPFLLLFRLTCYYYRGAYYRSVWQSPTACAVPEPRAHYTGETRLPLIIQNTHRYFFYIAVLISLINTYDAIAAFHSPSGFGFGLGNVILVGNVILLWTYTVSCHSCRHVAGGRLKHFSKHPVRYWMWTQISRLNVRHKQYAWITLGTLMLTDFYIMLVASGAISDLRFIG, encoded by the coding sequence GTGAGCGCACCCACCGCCGACCGCAAGGCGACCGGCGTCTTTTCGCCGAGCCGTGCCGAGATTCCGCAACGCACGCTGCGCACCGACCGGTGGTGGCAGTCACCGCTGATCGTGAACCTGGGCTTCGCGGCCTTCCTGATCTACGCCACGGTGCGGGCGTTCATGCAGAAGTGGTACTACGTAGCCGACTACCACTACTTGACGCCGTTCTACTCGCCGTGTCTGGCGAAGTGGAACGCCGCCGAGCAGTCCGGGTGTATCCCGGAGTCCAGCCACTTCGGCCAGTTCCTGCCCGATGTGTGGTGGCTGCCTTACGCGGCGGTGTCGCTGCCGTTCCTGCTGCTGTTCCGCTTGACCTGCTACTACTACCGCGGCGCCTACTACCGGTCGGTGTGGCAGTCGCCGACGGCTTGTGCGGTGCCGGAACCTCGGGCGCACTACACGGGCGAGACGCGGCTGCCGCTGATCATCCAGAACACCCACCGCTACTTCTTCTACATCGCCGTGCTCATCTCGCTGATCAACACCTACGACGCGATCGCGGCGTTCCACTCGCCCTCGGGTTTCGGATTCGGCTTGGGCAACGTGATTCTCGTCGGCAACGTGATCCTGCTGTGGACGTACACGGTGTCGTGCCACTCCTGCCGTCACGTCGCCGGCGGCCGCCTCAAGCACTTCTCCAAACATCCTGTGCGGTACTGGATGTGGACCCAGATCAGCAGGCTCAACGTGCGCCACAAGCAGTATGCGTGGATCACCCTCGGCACGCTGATGCTGACCGACTTCTACATCATGTTGGTGGCCAGCGGTGCCATCTCCGACCTGAGATTCATTGGCTGA
- a CDS encoding cobalamin (vitamin B12) biosynthesis CbiX protein, with protein MSYLLVAHGTRKQSGVALIGNLADRVSTVLGTPIHVAFVDVLGPTPSEVLQTLSDRTILVPAFLARGYHVNVDIPAHVAASGHPDVTVSEALGPSPALTRVLMDRLIECGWRPGDSVVLAAAGTSDPGALSDLRQTSALLSAVIGERVELAYAATGEPRVADAVAGLRRAGARRAVVASYLLAEGLFQDRLRASGADAVADPLGTHPAMVRLIANRFRRARVPLAA; from the coding sequence GTGAGCTATCTGCTGGTAGCGCACGGCACGCGTAAACAGAGCGGTGTCGCGCTGATCGGAAACCTCGCCGACCGGGTGTCGACGGTGCTCGGCACCCCGATCCACGTCGCGTTCGTCGACGTTCTCGGCCCGACACCGAGCGAAGTGCTGCAGACGTTGTCCGATCGGACGATCCTCGTGCCGGCATTCCTGGCGCGCGGATATCACGTCAACGTCGACATCCCCGCACACGTCGCGGCCAGTGGGCATCCCGACGTGACCGTGTCCGAGGCGCTCGGACCCAGCCCAGCGTTGACGCGGGTACTCATGGATCGCTTGATCGAGTGCGGCTGGCGGCCGGGCGATTCGGTGGTGCTGGCGGCGGCGGGCACGTCCGATCCCGGTGCATTATCTGATTTGCGCCAGACGTCGGCGTTGTTGTCGGCGGTGATCGGCGAGCGGGTCGAACTGGCGTACGCCGCGACCGGTGAGCCGCGCGTCGCCGACGCGGTGGCAGGGCTGCGTCGCGCTGGTGCGCGGCGGGCGGTCGTGGCCTCTTACCTGTTGGCCGAGGGCCTGTTTCAGGACCGGCTGCGGGCCAGCGGTGCCGACGCGGTCGCCGACCCCTTGGGCACCCATCCCGCGATGGTGCGGCTGATCGCCAACCGGTTCCGCCGCGCCCGCGTTCCGCTGGCAGCCTGA
- a CDS encoding conserved hypothetical integral membrane protein produces the protein MTADIEAEHRGFATTGSAYYPTLVAVFTGLVLISNIAATKGVAFGPLLTDGGFLVFPLTYVIGDVLSEVYGFKAARRAVIIGFCMQALAVLVLWATVHLPAAPDYTNQEALASTVASITGLAAAGLAGFLVGQLVNAWVVVRIKARTKEKHLWARLLGSTVVGQFADTLVFCAIAAPIIGFGDMRSFVVYAALGWVYKTAVEVVVLPVTYRVIAFIKRREPTYRPAA, from the coding sequence GTGACCGCCGACATTGAGGCCGAACACCGCGGGTTCGCGACCACGGGATCGGCCTACTACCCGACGCTGGTCGCGGTCTTCACCGGCCTGGTGCTGATCTCCAATATCGCCGCCACTAAAGGCGTCGCGTTCGGCCCGCTGCTCACCGACGGTGGATTCCTCGTCTTCCCGCTCACCTACGTCATCGGTGATGTGTTGAGCGAGGTATACGGGTTCAAAGCCGCCCGGCGCGCCGTGATCATCGGCTTTTGCATGCAGGCGTTGGCGGTACTCGTGTTGTGGGCGACCGTGCACCTCCCTGCTGCGCCCGACTACACCAACCAGGAGGCGCTTGCCAGCACCGTCGCGTCCATCACTGGGTTGGCGGCCGCCGGGCTGGCCGGCTTCCTGGTGGGACAGTTGGTCAACGCCTGGGTGGTGGTGCGTATCAAGGCACGCACCAAAGAGAAGCACCTGTGGGCCAGATTGCTTGGCTCGACAGTCGTCGGCCAGTTCGCGGACACGTTGGTGTTCTGTGCCATCGCCGCACCGATCATCGGATTCGGCGACATGCGCTCGTTCGTGGTGTACGCCGCGTTGGGATGGGTCTACAAGACCGCGGTGGAAGTGGTCGTGCTGCCCGTGACGTACCGGGTGATCGCCTTCATCAAGCGCCGCGAGCCGACGTATCGGCCCGCCGCTTGA
- the bcpA gene encoding PEP phosphonomutase-like enzyme yields MPDQVLKERAVALLALHVPGNPVILPTVWDAWSARLAVDEGFAALTVGSHPLADSVGKPDQEGMSFDDVIARVKQITAAVDVPVSVDLESGYAQPPARLIDGLLEAGGVGFNIEDTVHSEDGRLRSATEHAELVGALREAADATGVHVVINARTDLFLRQDGDESDRVDRAIARLTEAAAAGADVLYPVGRHDPDTLRRLTSELPLPVNAIGLPDQDDPASIGPLGVARVSFGPFLQRALSAQAKELLQRWV; encoded by the coding sequence ATGCCCGACCAAGTCCTCAAAGAGCGGGCCGTGGCCCTGCTGGCCTTACACGTACCGGGGAACCCGGTGATCCTGCCAACCGTCTGGGACGCCTGGTCGGCCCGGCTGGCGGTCGACGAAGGATTTGCTGCGCTCACCGTCGGAAGCCATCCGCTGGCCGATTCCGTCGGTAAACCGGACCAGGAGGGCATGTCGTTCGACGACGTGATCGCCCGCGTCAAGCAGATCACCGCTGCCGTCGACGTGCCGGTCTCGGTCGACCTCGAGTCCGGCTATGCCCAGCCGCCCGCGCGGCTCATCGACGGCCTGCTGGAGGCGGGCGGGGTCGGGTTCAACATCGAAGACACCGTGCACAGCGAGGATGGCCGGTTGCGCTCGGCGACCGAGCACGCGGAACTCGTCGGCGCGCTGCGTGAGGCGGCGGACGCGACCGGCGTGCACGTGGTGATCAACGCGCGCACGGACTTGTTCCTGCGCCAGGACGGCGACGAGTCCGACCGGGTCGATCGCGCGATCGCGCGGTTGACCGAAGCCGCCGCCGCAGGAGCCGACGTGCTCTACCCCGTCGGCCGGCATGATCCGGACACGTTGCGGCGCTTGACATCCGAGTTACCTCTGCCGGTGAACGCGATCGGGCTGCCCGACCAGGACGACCCCGCGTCGATCGGGCCGCTCGGTGTGGCGCGAGTCAGCTTCGGACCGTTCCTGCAGCGCGCGCTGTCGGCACAGGCCAAGGAACTGTTGCAGCGCTGGGTCTAG